Proteins co-encoded in one Dreissena polymorpha isolate Duluth1 chromosome 12, UMN_Dpol_1.0, whole genome shotgun sequence genomic window:
- the LOC127854134 gene encoding uncharacterized protein LOC127854134, with the protein MVLPDLIHVCAIFVVAIHFSDSCTETYAYSGDANVRLIFDINWTKVGASDIPNILCYKEDAQIGNCQRILGAILCGTSNNDVSGMYEFSSNEDFTAVYITIRSFNERTEGQYYCFPENYNSQRTSICLQTLVNLTALTLHPQTNVTYPVYKEQSVFTCITSASRPGARIHWFVADRNITDMASYTYSSYVATSILRYTPDSITSEELRCTASYLIKSTNITMQRRTNMTILCKYFM; encoded by the exons ATGGTTTTGCCTGACTTAATACACGTTTGTGCAATCTTCGTGGTAGCTATTCACTTTTCag ATTCTTGCACGGAAACATACGCTTATAGTGGCGATGCAAACGTGAGACTGATTTTCGATATTAATTGGACTAAGGTTGGTGCAAGTGATATACCTAATATATTATGCTACAAAGAAGACGCACAGATAGGGAACTGCCAACGGATTTTAGGAGCCATACTATGCGGCACAAGCAACAATGACGTGTCTGGCATGTACGAATTTTCTTCTAACGAAGATTTTACTGCAGTATACATAACTATACGTTCATTCAATGAAAGAACGGAAGGGCAATATTACTGTTTTCCAGAAAATTACAATAGTCAGAGGACGTCTATTTGCCTACAAACATTGG TCAATCTCACTGCATTGACACTACATCCACAGACTAACGTTACATATCCGGTGTACAAAGAACAATCTGTGTTCACCTGCATAACATCGGCAAGTAGACCTGGTGCACGTATTCACTGGTTCGTAGCAGACCGGAACATTACTGACATGGCAAGCTATACATACAGTTCTTATGTAGCAACCAGCATTCTGAGATATACGCCTGACTCAATCACCAGCGAAGAGTTAAGATGCACAGCCTCTTATTTGATCAAATCAACTAACATTACAATGCAAAGGCGGACAAACATGACAATTCTATGCAAGTATTTTATGTAA
- the LOC127853717 gene encoding nephrin-like isoform X1: protein MSCNATNNYYSLDGTAGTKSTTFQTVIDLNITYPPLFVRIKNIENNTSIADNIIRLVKGDSLRLICESVANPPATTLWQGHHGHSNIMTAFNIQEDTQFTCEAFNIIDGMPERTNRTIHFEVLYGPVHLKLTYNILPGLSKTGTLLKDGNITVIEGSSVMLNCSDSSLPPSTYLWDDRVEGSILNIYKISRLTQTSYMCMAKNIMATTFNGNVTGRNTISLQLHVLYGPRDMSVVYNNTFAINRVLRVLEGWSFGLSCFANSQPASNISWKGFSTQGSDNNMFINNVNTGINKIVTCTRTNIMVDSLGYIISKSGKLTIELDVLYPPALQPIEKQYVVINMSLNVVCKLATFGNPPDTNFTWNKLDSNRTLVKTGETFKIDRAQLSDEGDYQCQASNTMQAIGNKTLHGSSKSQFYLDIQYAATIKHFYANTSKGRTIIIHQNQSLELICEVDGDPYPSSHILNATGEQQLELNGSIAPSKYVTAYLHRARCEYDAGMYKCATNNVHVSTLQEENLFILIQCSPTASPFAPPLTTLHMAPNDTAVLTFTIKAYPEPSITDVTWSKGVSGGWDILSNDNHYTISVSVDGLQTELIINSIQKNDFGIYRVNVSNKIGSTSEVFTLQSKAAPENPQGVNVVRSGITEIELEWIPGFNGGEQQTFIINYTDTNLEIWNAIRVPDNSTTHTLRGLKPDTTYKVKMRAENIIGNSTWTDYIEISTLAEIDDKGYVSKAIGGSIGGMTVICIIFTVMNILWRRKIKEQSTKSTCEYEDLGQDTRKKGSQTIGSYESYSFDQRQVNTYKRITELEMKEYANLPCHLNASSESQSTFDKGMEYENLKLSGL, encoded by the exons ATGTCATGCAACGCAACAAACAACTATTATTCCCTAGATGGAACAGCAGGAACAAAGTCAACGACATTTCAAACGGTTATTGATTTGAATATAACAT ATCCTCCGTTATTTGTTCGCatcaaaaatattgaaaacaatacaagTATTGCTGACAACATTATCCGACTGGTAAAAGGAGATTCATTGCGTTTAATCTGTGAAAGTGTCGCAAATCCTCCGGCTACAACCCTGTGGCAAGGACATCATGGGCATTCTAACATTATGACGGCCTTCAATATTCAGGAAGATACGCAATTTACATGTGAAGCATTCAATATCATAGATGGTATGCCTGAACGAACAAACCGAACCATACATTTCGAAGTATTAT ATGGTCCTGTCCATTTAAAACTAACGTACAACATCTTGCCAGGCCTATCAAAAACTGGAACACTATTAAAAGATGGAAATATAACTGTAATAGAAGGCAGTTCAGTGATGTTGAACTGCTCTGATTCAAGTTTGCCACCTTCAACATATTTATGGGATGATCGAGTCGAAGGAAGCATTCTGAATATATACAAAATTTCACGACTAACTCAAACAAGCTACATGTGTATGGCAAAGAATATAATGGCTACCACGTTTAATGGAAATGTCACTGGCAGAAATACTATATCACTGCAGCtgcatgtattat ATGGTCCGCGCGATATGTCAGTCGTATATAATAATACGTTTGCGATCAACCGAGTACTGCGGGTTCTTGAAGGCTGGTCATTCGGACTCTCGTGCTTTGCAAATAGCCAACCAGCATCAAATATTTCCTGGAAAGGCTTTTCAACCCAAGGAAGcgataataatatgtttattaacaaCGTTAACACTGGCATTAATAAGATTGTTACGTGTACAAGGACGAACATCATGGTCGACAGTCTAGGCTACATTATTTCCAAATCAGGAAAACTAACAATTGAACTGGATGTTTTAT ACCCGCCTGCCCTTCAGCCTATTGAAAAACAATATGTTGTAATTAACATGTCGCTTAATGTTGTATGTAAACTGGCAACTTTCGGTAATCCACCAGACACAAACTTCACTTGGAACAAACTCGACAGTAATCGCACATTAGTAAAAACAGGCGAGACCTTTAAGATCGATCGTGCTCAGTTATCAGATGAGGGTGATTACCAGTGCCAGGCATCAAATACCATGCAGGCTATTGGAAACAAAACTTTACATGGATCTAGTAAATCCCAATTCTACCTCGATATTCAGT ATGCGGCAACAATTAAACACTTTTATGCAAACACGTCAAAAGGCAGAACCATTATTATCCATCAGAATCAATCACTCGAACTCATTTGTGAAGTCGATGGTGATCCATACCCTAGTTCCCATATACTAAATGCAACAGGTGAACAACAATTAGAGCTCAACGGATCAATAGCGCCATCTAAGTATGTTACAGCTTACCTTCATCGAGCAAGATGCGAATATGATGCTGGAATGTATAAATGTGCGACAAACAACGTGCATGTATCAACCCTGCAGGAGGAGAATCTCTTTATTTTGATTCAAT GTTCTCCGACAGCATCTCCATTTGCTCCCCCTCTTACAACTCTTCACATGGCTCCTAACGACACAGCTGTGCTTACGTTTACCATTAAGGCCTACCCAGAGCCAAGTATAACAGATGTTACGTGGTCAAAGGGTGTATCTGGTGGATGGGATATCCTATCTAATGACAATCACTACACGATCAGCGTATCGGTAGATGGTTTGCAGACAGAGTTAATTATTAACAGTATTCAGAAAAACGACTTTGGAATATATCGAGTGAACGTGTCGAATAAAATCGGTTCAACATCTGAAGTATTTACACTGCAAAGCAAAG ctGCACCTGAAAATCCCCAAGGAGTGAATGTGGTACGTAGCGGTATTACTGAAATAGAACTCGAATGGATACCTGGTTTTAATGGCGGAGAACAACAAACGTTTATCATAAACTACACAGACACCAATCTTGAAATTTGGAATGCAATACGTGTACCCGACAATAGTACAACGCACACACTACGCGGATTGAAACCAGATACCACCTACAAAGTGAAAATGCGAGCTGAAAATATAATTGGAAACTCTACTTGGACTGATTATATTGAAATTTCGACCTTAGCCGAAATTG ACGACAAAGGATATGTTTCAAAGGCTATTGGTGGTTCTATAGGTGGTATGACAGTAATTTGTATCATCTTTACCGTCATGAATATACTTTGGAGACGTAAGATAAAAG AACAAAGCACCAAATCTACATGTGAATACGAAGACCTTGGTCAAGATAC AAGAAAAAAAGGAAGTCAAACCATCGGCAGTTATGAATCGTACAGTTTCG ATCAGCGTCAGGTAAATACTTATAAGAGGATTACTGAACTAGAGATGAAAGAATATGCGAATCTACCTTGTCACCTTAATGCGTCATCAGAATCACAAAGTACGTTCGACAAAGGAATGGAATATGAAAACTTGAAACTCTCTGGTTTATAA
- the LOC127853717 gene encoding hemicentin-1-like isoform X2, with the protein MSCNATNNYYSLDGTAGTKSTTFQTVIDLNITYPPLFVRIKNIENNTSIADNIIRLVKGDSLRLICESVANPPATTLWQGHHGHSNIMTAFNIQEDTQFTCEAFNIIDGMPERTNRTIHFEVLYGPVHLKLTYNILPGLSKTGTLLKDGNITVIEGSSVMLNCSDSSLPPSTYLWDDRVEGSILNIYKISRLTQTSYMCMAKNIMATTFNGNVTGRNTISLQLHVLYGPRDMSVVYNNTFAINRVLRVLEGWSFGLSCFANSQPASNISWKGFSTQGSDNNMFINNVNTGINKIVTCTRTNIMVDSLGYIISKSGKLTIELDVLYTNFTWNKLDSNRTLVKTGETFKIDRAQLSDEGDYQCQASNTMQAIGNKTLHGSSKSQFYLDIQYAATIKHFYANTSKGRTIIIHQNQSLELICEVDGDPYPSSHILNATGEQQLELNGSIAPSKYVTAYLHRARCEYDAGMYKCATNNVHVSTLQEENLFILIQCSPTASPFAPPLTTLHMAPNDTAVLTFTIKAYPEPSITDVTWSKGVSGGWDILSNDNHYTISVSVDGLQTELIINSIQKNDFGIYRVNVSNKIGSTSEVFTLQSKAAPENPQGVNVVRSGITEIELEWIPGFNGGEQQTFIINYTDTNLEIWNAIRVPDNSTTHTLRGLKPDTTYKVKMRAENIIGNSTWTDYIEISTLAEIDDKGYVSKAIGGSIGGMTVICIIFTVMNILWRRKIKEQSTKSTCEYEDLGQDTRKKGSQTIGSYESYSFDQRQVNTYKRITELEMKEYANLPCHLNASSESQSTFDKGMEYENLKLSGL; encoded by the exons ATGTCATGCAACGCAACAAACAACTATTATTCCCTAGATGGAACAGCAGGAACAAAGTCAACGACATTTCAAACGGTTATTGATTTGAATATAACAT ATCCTCCGTTATTTGTTCGCatcaaaaatattgaaaacaatacaagTATTGCTGACAACATTATCCGACTGGTAAAAGGAGATTCATTGCGTTTAATCTGTGAAAGTGTCGCAAATCCTCCGGCTACAACCCTGTGGCAAGGACATCATGGGCATTCTAACATTATGACGGCCTTCAATATTCAGGAAGATACGCAATTTACATGTGAAGCATTCAATATCATAGATGGTATGCCTGAACGAACAAACCGAACCATACATTTCGAAGTATTAT ATGGTCCTGTCCATTTAAAACTAACGTACAACATCTTGCCAGGCCTATCAAAAACTGGAACACTATTAAAAGATGGAAATATAACTGTAATAGAAGGCAGTTCAGTGATGTTGAACTGCTCTGATTCAAGTTTGCCACCTTCAACATATTTATGGGATGATCGAGTCGAAGGAAGCATTCTGAATATATACAAAATTTCACGACTAACTCAAACAAGCTACATGTGTATGGCAAAGAATATAATGGCTACCACGTTTAATGGAAATGTCACTGGCAGAAATACTATATCACTGCAGCtgcatgtattat ATGGTCCGCGCGATATGTCAGTCGTATATAATAATACGTTTGCGATCAACCGAGTACTGCGGGTTCTTGAAGGCTGGTCATTCGGACTCTCGTGCTTTGCAAATAGCCAACCAGCATCAAATATTTCCTGGAAAGGCTTTTCAACCCAAGGAAGcgataataatatgtttattaacaaCGTTAACACTGGCATTAATAAGATTGTTACGTGTACAAGGACGAACATCATGGTCGACAGTCTAGGCTACATTATTTCCAAATCAGGAAAACTAACAATTGAACTGGATGTTTTAT ACACAAACTTCACTTGGAACAAACTCGACAGTAATCGCACATTAGTAAAAACAGGCGAGACCTTTAAGATCGATCGTGCTCAGTTATCAGATGAGGGTGATTACCAGTGCCAGGCATCAAATACCATGCAGGCTATTGGAAACAAAACTTTACATGGATCTAGTAAATCCCAATTCTACCTCGATATTCAGT ATGCGGCAACAATTAAACACTTTTATGCAAACACGTCAAAAGGCAGAACCATTATTATCCATCAGAATCAATCACTCGAACTCATTTGTGAAGTCGATGGTGATCCATACCCTAGTTCCCATATACTAAATGCAACAGGTGAACAACAATTAGAGCTCAACGGATCAATAGCGCCATCTAAGTATGTTACAGCTTACCTTCATCGAGCAAGATGCGAATATGATGCTGGAATGTATAAATGTGCGACAAACAACGTGCATGTATCAACCCTGCAGGAGGAGAATCTCTTTATTTTGATTCAAT GTTCTCCGACAGCATCTCCATTTGCTCCCCCTCTTACAACTCTTCACATGGCTCCTAACGACACAGCTGTGCTTACGTTTACCATTAAGGCCTACCCAGAGCCAAGTATAACAGATGTTACGTGGTCAAAGGGTGTATCTGGTGGATGGGATATCCTATCTAATGACAATCACTACACGATCAGCGTATCGGTAGATGGTTTGCAGACAGAGTTAATTATTAACAGTATTCAGAAAAACGACTTTGGAATATATCGAGTGAACGTGTCGAATAAAATCGGTTCAACATCTGAAGTATTTACACTGCAAAGCAAAG ctGCACCTGAAAATCCCCAAGGAGTGAATGTGGTACGTAGCGGTATTACTGAAATAGAACTCGAATGGATACCTGGTTTTAATGGCGGAGAACAACAAACGTTTATCATAAACTACACAGACACCAATCTTGAAATTTGGAATGCAATACGTGTACCCGACAATAGTACAACGCACACACTACGCGGATTGAAACCAGATACCACCTACAAAGTGAAAATGCGAGCTGAAAATATAATTGGAAACTCTACTTGGACTGATTATATTGAAATTTCGACCTTAGCCGAAATTG ACGACAAAGGATATGTTTCAAAGGCTATTGGTGGTTCTATAGGTGGTATGACAGTAATTTGTATCATCTTTACCGTCATGAATATACTTTGGAGACGTAAGATAAAAG AACAAAGCACCAAATCTACATGTGAATACGAAGACCTTGGTCAAGATAC AAGAAAAAAAGGAAGTCAAACCATCGGCAGTTATGAATCGTACAGTTTCG ATCAGCGTCAGGTAAATACTTATAAGAGGATTACTGAACTAGAGATGAAAGAATATGCGAATCTACCTTGTCACCTTAATGCGTCATCAGAATCACAAAGTACGTTCGACAAAGGAATGGAATATGAAAACTTGAAACTCTCTGGTTTATAA
- the LOC127853717 gene encoding nephrin-like isoform X4, which translates to MSCNATNNYYSLDGTAGTKSTTFQTVIDLNITYPPLFVRIKNIENNTSIADNIIRLVKGDSLRLICESVANPPATTLWQGHHGHSNIMTAFNIQEDTQFTCEAFNIIDGMPERTNRTIHFEVLYGPVHLKLTYNILPGLSKTGTLLKDGNITVIEGSSVMLNCSDSSLPPSTYLWDDRVEGSILNIYKISRLTQTSYMCMAKNIMATTFNGNVTGRNTISLQLHVLYGPRDMSVVYNNTFAINRVLRVLEGWSFGLSCFANSQPASNISWKGFSTQGSDNNMFINNVNTGINKIVTCTRTNIMVDSLGYIISKSGKLTIELDVLYPPALQPIEKQYVVINMSLNVVCKLATFGNPPDTNFTWNKLDSNRTLVKTGETFKIDRAQLSDEGDYQCQASNTMQAIGNKTLHGSSKSQFYLDIQYAATIKHFYANTSKGRTIIIHQNQSLELICEVDGDPYPSSHILNATGEQQLELNGSIAPSKYVTAYLHRARCEYDAGMYKCATNNVHVSTLQEENLFILIQCSPTASPFAPPLTTLHMAPNDTAVLTFTIKAYPEPSITDVTWSKGVSGGWDILSNDNHYTISVSVDGLQTELIINSIQKNDFGIYRVNVSNKIGSTSEVFTLQSKAAPENPQGVNVVRSGITEIELEWIPGFNGGEQQTFIINYTDTNLESWNAIRVRANSTTHTLRGLKPDTTYKVKMRAENIVGNSSWTDYIEIRTLDKICKFILI; encoded by the exons ATGTCATGCAACGCAACAAACAACTATTATTCCCTAGATGGAACAGCAGGAACAAAGTCAACGACATTTCAAACGGTTATTGATTTGAATATAACAT ATCCTCCGTTATTTGTTCGCatcaaaaatattgaaaacaatacaagTATTGCTGACAACATTATCCGACTGGTAAAAGGAGATTCATTGCGTTTAATCTGTGAAAGTGTCGCAAATCCTCCGGCTACAACCCTGTGGCAAGGACATCATGGGCATTCTAACATTATGACGGCCTTCAATATTCAGGAAGATACGCAATTTACATGTGAAGCATTCAATATCATAGATGGTATGCCTGAACGAACAAACCGAACCATACATTTCGAAGTATTAT ATGGTCCTGTCCATTTAAAACTAACGTACAACATCTTGCCAGGCCTATCAAAAACTGGAACACTATTAAAAGATGGAAATATAACTGTAATAGAAGGCAGTTCAGTGATGTTGAACTGCTCTGATTCAAGTTTGCCACCTTCAACATATTTATGGGATGATCGAGTCGAAGGAAGCATTCTGAATATATACAAAATTTCACGACTAACTCAAACAAGCTACATGTGTATGGCAAAGAATATAATGGCTACCACGTTTAATGGAAATGTCACTGGCAGAAATACTATATCACTGCAGCtgcatgtattat ATGGTCCGCGCGATATGTCAGTCGTATATAATAATACGTTTGCGATCAACCGAGTACTGCGGGTTCTTGAAGGCTGGTCATTCGGACTCTCGTGCTTTGCAAATAGCCAACCAGCATCAAATATTTCCTGGAAAGGCTTTTCAACCCAAGGAAGcgataataatatgtttattaacaaCGTTAACACTGGCATTAATAAGATTGTTACGTGTACAAGGACGAACATCATGGTCGACAGTCTAGGCTACATTATTTCCAAATCAGGAAAACTAACAATTGAACTGGATGTTTTAT ACCCGCCTGCCCTTCAGCCTATTGAAAAACAATATGTTGTAATTAACATGTCGCTTAATGTTGTATGTAAACTGGCAACTTTCGGTAATCCACCAGACACAAACTTCACTTGGAACAAACTCGACAGTAATCGCACATTAGTAAAAACAGGCGAGACCTTTAAGATCGATCGTGCTCAGTTATCAGATGAGGGTGATTACCAGTGCCAGGCATCAAATACCATGCAGGCTATTGGAAACAAAACTTTACATGGATCTAGTAAATCCCAATTCTACCTCGATATTCAGT ATGCGGCAACAATTAAACACTTTTATGCAAACACGTCAAAAGGCAGAACCATTATTATCCATCAGAATCAATCACTCGAACTCATTTGTGAAGTCGATGGTGATCCATACCCTAGTTCCCATATACTAAATGCAACAGGTGAACAACAATTAGAGCTCAACGGATCAATAGCGCCATCTAAGTATGTTACAGCTTACCTTCATCGAGCAAGATGCGAATATGATGCTGGAATGTATAAATGTGCGACAAACAACGTGCATGTATCAACCCTGCAGGAGGAGAATCTCTTTATTTTGATTCAAT GTTCTCCGACAGCATCTCCATTTGCTCCCCCTCTTACAACTCTTCACATGGCTCCTAACGACACAGCTGTGCTTACGTTTACCATTAAGGCCTACCCAGAGCCAAGTATAACAGATGTTACGTGGTCAAAGGGTGTATCTGGTGGATGGGATATCCTATCTAATGACAATCACTACACGATCAGCGTATCGGTAGATGGTTTGCAGACAGAGTTAATTATTAACAGTATTCAGAAAAACGACTTTGGAATATATCGAGTGAACGTGTCGAATAAAATCGGTTCAACATCTGAAGTATTTACACTGCAAAGCAAAG ctGCACCTGAAAATCCCCAAGGAGTGAATGTGGTACGTAGCGGTATTACTGAAATAGAACTCGAATGGATACCTGGTTTTAATGGCGGAGAACAACAAAC gtttataattaattaCACAGACACAAATCTTGAAAGTTGGAATGCAATACGGGTACGCGCCAATAGTACAACGCACACACTACGCGGTTTGAAGCCTGATACCACTTACAAAGTGAAAATGCGAGCAGAAAACATAGTTGGCAATTCTAGTTGGACtgattatattgaaataaggaCTTTAGATAAAATttgtaaatttatattaatataa
- the LOC127853717 gene encoding nephrin-like isoform X3, producing MSCNATNNYYSLDGTAGTKSTTFQTVIDLNITYPPLFVRIKNIENNTSIADNIIRLVKGDSLRLICESVANPPATTLWQGHHGHSNIMTAFNIQEDTQFTCEAFNIIDGMPERTNRTIHFEVLYGPVHLKLTYNILPGLSKTGTLLKDGNITVIEGSSVMLNCSDSSLPPSTYLWDDRVEGSILNIYKISRLTQTSYMCMAKNIMATTFNGNVTGRNTISLQLHVLYGPRDMSVVYNNTFAINRVLRVLEGWSFGLSCFANSQPASNISWKGFSTQGSDNNMFINNVNTGINKIVTCTRTNIMVDSLGYIISKSGKLTIELDVLYPPALQPIEKQYVVINMSLNVVCKLATFGNPPDTNFTWNKLDSNRTLVKTGETFKIDRAQLSDEGDYQCQASNTMQAIGNKTLHGSSKSQFYLDIQYAATIKHFYANTSKGRTIIIHQNQSLELICEVDGDPYPSSHILNATGEQQLELNGSIAPSKYVTAYLHRARCEYDAGMYKCATNNVHVSTLQEENLFILIQCSPTASPFAPPLTTLHMAPNDTAVLTFTIKAYPEPSITDVTWSKGVSGGWDILSNDNHYTISVSVDGLQTELIINSIQKNDFGIYRVNVSNKIGSTSEVFTLQSKAAPENPQGVNVVRSGITEIELEWIPGFNGGEQQTFIINYTDTNLEIWNAIRVPDNSTTHTLRGLKPDTTYKVKMRAENIIGNSTWTDYIEISTLAEIEQSTKSTCEYEDLGQDTRKKGSQTIGSYESYSFDQRQVNTYKRITELEMKEYANLPCHLNASSESQSTFDKGMEYENLKLSGL from the exons ATGTCATGCAACGCAACAAACAACTATTATTCCCTAGATGGAACAGCAGGAACAAAGTCAACGACATTTCAAACGGTTATTGATTTGAATATAACAT ATCCTCCGTTATTTGTTCGCatcaaaaatattgaaaacaatacaagTATTGCTGACAACATTATCCGACTGGTAAAAGGAGATTCATTGCGTTTAATCTGTGAAAGTGTCGCAAATCCTCCGGCTACAACCCTGTGGCAAGGACATCATGGGCATTCTAACATTATGACGGCCTTCAATATTCAGGAAGATACGCAATTTACATGTGAAGCATTCAATATCATAGATGGTATGCCTGAACGAACAAACCGAACCATACATTTCGAAGTATTAT ATGGTCCTGTCCATTTAAAACTAACGTACAACATCTTGCCAGGCCTATCAAAAACTGGAACACTATTAAAAGATGGAAATATAACTGTAATAGAAGGCAGTTCAGTGATGTTGAACTGCTCTGATTCAAGTTTGCCACCTTCAACATATTTATGGGATGATCGAGTCGAAGGAAGCATTCTGAATATATACAAAATTTCACGACTAACTCAAACAAGCTACATGTGTATGGCAAAGAATATAATGGCTACCACGTTTAATGGAAATGTCACTGGCAGAAATACTATATCACTGCAGCtgcatgtattat ATGGTCCGCGCGATATGTCAGTCGTATATAATAATACGTTTGCGATCAACCGAGTACTGCGGGTTCTTGAAGGCTGGTCATTCGGACTCTCGTGCTTTGCAAATAGCCAACCAGCATCAAATATTTCCTGGAAAGGCTTTTCAACCCAAGGAAGcgataataatatgtttattaacaaCGTTAACACTGGCATTAATAAGATTGTTACGTGTACAAGGACGAACATCATGGTCGACAGTCTAGGCTACATTATTTCCAAATCAGGAAAACTAACAATTGAACTGGATGTTTTAT ACCCGCCTGCCCTTCAGCCTATTGAAAAACAATATGTTGTAATTAACATGTCGCTTAATGTTGTATGTAAACTGGCAACTTTCGGTAATCCACCAGACACAAACTTCACTTGGAACAAACTCGACAGTAATCGCACATTAGTAAAAACAGGCGAGACCTTTAAGATCGATCGTGCTCAGTTATCAGATGAGGGTGATTACCAGTGCCAGGCATCAAATACCATGCAGGCTATTGGAAACAAAACTTTACATGGATCTAGTAAATCCCAATTCTACCTCGATATTCAGT ATGCGGCAACAATTAAACACTTTTATGCAAACACGTCAAAAGGCAGAACCATTATTATCCATCAGAATCAATCACTCGAACTCATTTGTGAAGTCGATGGTGATCCATACCCTAGTTCCCATATACTAAATGCAACAGGTGAACAACAATTAGAGCTCAACGGATCAATAGCGCCATCTAAGTATGTTACAGCTTACCTTCATCGAGCAAGATGCGAATATGATGCTGGAATGTATAAATGTGCGACAAACAACGTGCATGTATCAACCCTGCAGGAGGAGAATCTCTTTATTTTGATTCAAT GTTCTCCGACAGCATCTCCATTTGCTCCCCCTCTTACAACTCTTCACATGGCTCCTAACGACACAGCTGTGCTTACGTTTACCATTAAGGCCTACCCAGAGCCAAGTATAACAGATGTTACGTGGTCAAAGGGTGTATCTGGTGGATGGGATATCCTATCTAATGACAATCACTACACGATCAGCGTATCGGTAGATGGTTTGCAGACAGAGTTAATTATTAACAGTATTCAGAAAAACGACTTTGGAATATATCGAGTGAACGTGTCGAATAAAATCGGTTCAACATCTGAAGTATTTACACTGCAAAGCAAAG ctGCACCTGAAAATCCCCAAGGAGTGAATGTGGTACGTAGCGGTATTACTGAAATAGAACTCGAATGGATACCTGGTTTTAATGGCGGAGAACAACAAACGTTTATCATAAACTACACAGACACCAATCTTGAAATTTGGAATGCAATACGTGTACCCGACAATAGTACAACGCACACACTACGCGGATTGAAACCAGATACCACCTACAAAGTGAAAATGCGAGCTGAAAATATAATTGGAAACTCTACTTGGACTGATTATATTGAAATTTCGACCTTAGCCGAAATTG AACAAAGCACCAAATCTACATGTGAATACGAAGACCTTGGTCAAGATAC AAGAAAAAAAGGAAGTCAAACCATCGGCAGTTATGAATCGTACAGTTTCG ATCAGCGTCAGGTAAATACTTATAAGAGGATTACTGAACTAGAGATGAAAGAATATGCGAATCTACCTTGTCACCTTAATGCGTCATCAGAATCACAAAGTACGTTCGACAAAGGAATGGAATATGAAAACTTGAAACTCTCTGGTTTATAA